The DNA segment GACCGAGGATCGCCACGGTTAGTCACCTCCGAGGGCGTCGATGACGGTCGCGCCGACCGTGTTACTAAGCAGGCCGTACGCCAGGTACAGCATGAAGGCTTCCGCGAGGACGACCCCAACGGTGGCGACAGCCTGCGCGGGCCCACTCAAATTCTCGAGTCCGAACATCTTACACGACCCCCATAGTCTTGTTTCTAAACCCAGTTACCGTACAATACTGTTGCCGGACGGTGGTGTCTGTGAGCTGTGATGGCATGATTAGGTTCCCTCCTCGCTGCCCGTCAGCGAGCGGACGTATCCCTGTGCGTACGCGCCGAGGAACATCCCGCCGATGGCCCAGAGGATCGGATAGTTCCCGACGCCGAAGCTCGCGTAGGCGGCGCCAGGACAGATTCCTGAGAGCCCCCAGCCGACGCCGAAGATCA comes from the Halobacterium noricense genome and includes:
- a CDS encoding DUF7512 family protein, translating into MFGLENLSGPAQAVATVGVVLAEAFMLYLAYGLLSNTVGATVIDALGGD